Proteins co-encoded in one Erinaceus europaeus chromosome X, mEriEur2.1, whole genome shotgun sequence genomic window:
- the LOC103108538 gene encoding uncharacterized protein LOC103108538 isoform X1, which yields MPLKRTTSQDSRLLPFSCKLLALFLSYTTWAMGISLASSKSWRVWELKSDTISEVFIGLWEVLYFQKINISSSNVKTPVYSIINSSWVVSNAIWYGQDLILLSNFMKSVVMVFATVAMMITWIRAPYPEFLRLCYNISSFFLLLSSICTLTTVCWNYSAEFYGQTTLEFPVGFPIAKELITKKRFTYVFPLGLATSIVSVICASMFLSESFLLREWIQEVLNDLASSSPVLS from the exons ATGCCACTCAAAAGAACTACAAGCCAG GACTCCAGGCTGTTGCCCTTCTCTTGCAAGCTATTGGCTCTCTTTCTGAGCTACACCACCTGGGCTATGGGCATCAGCCTGGCTAGCAGCAAGTCATGGCGTGTGTGGGAGTTAAAGAGCGACACCATCAGTGAGGTGTTCATCGGGCTGTGGGAGGTCCTGTATTTCCAGAAGATCAACATCTCCAGCTCCAATGTTAAAACACCCGTGTACAGCATCATCAACTCCAGCTGGGTTGTCTCAAACGCGATCTGGTACGGGCAAGACCTGATACTGCTGTCAAATTTCATGAAATCTGTCGTCATGGTTTTTGCTACCGTTGCCATGATGATTACTTGGATCAGAGCCCCGTACCCTGAGTTCCTCCGCTTGTGTTACAACATCTCCAGCTTTTTCCTGCTCCTCAGCAGTATCTGCACCCTGACCACGGTATGCTGGAACTACTCTGCAGAATTCTATGGCCAAACCACCCTGGAGTTTCCGGTGGGCTTTCCAATTGCAAAAGAGCTGATCACCAAGAAGCGCTTCACCTACGTGTTCCCACTTGGCTTAGCCACTTCCATCGTCTCGGTGATCTGTGCCTCCATGTTCCTCAGTGAAAGCTTTTTACTCCGAGAGTGGATCCAAGAAGTGTTGAACGACTTGGCCTCCTCCTCCCCAGTCTTGAGCTAA
- the LOC103108538 gene encoding uncharacterized protein LOC103108538 isoform X2, translated as MGISLASSKSWRVWELKSDTISEVFIGLWEVLYFQKINISSSNVKTPVYSIINSSWVVSNAIWYGQDLILLSNFMKSVVMVFATVAMMITWIRAPYPEFLRLCYNISSFFLLLSSICTLTTVCWNYSAEFYGQTTLEFPVGFPIAKELITKKRFTYVFPLGLATSIVSVICASMFLSESFLLREWIQEVLNDLASSSPVLS; from the coding sequence ATGGGCATCAGCCTGGCTAGCAGCAAGTCATGGCGTGTGTGGGAGTTAAAGAGCGACACCATCAGTGAGGTGTTCATCGGGCTGTGGGAGGTCCTGTATTTCCAGAAGATCAACATCTCCAGCTCCAATGTTAAAACACCCGTGTACAGCATCATCAACTCCAGCTGGGTTGTCTCAAACGCGATCTGGTACGGGCAAGACCTGATACTGCTGTCAAATTTCATGAAATCTGTCGTCATGGTTTTTGCTACCGTTGCCATGATGATTACTTGGATCAGAGCCCCGTACCCTGAGTTCCTCCGCTTGTGTTACAACATCTCCAGCTTTTTCCTGCTCCTCAGCAGTATCTGCACCCTGACCACGGTATGCTGGAACTACTCTGCAGAATTCTATGGCCAAACCACCCTGGAGTTTCCGGTGGGCTTTCCAATTGCAAAAGAGCTGATCACCAAGAAGCGCTTCACCTACGTGTTCCCACTTGGCTTAGCCACTTCCATCGTCTCGGTGATCTGTGCCTCCATGTTCCTCAGTGAAAGCTTTTTACTCCGAGAGTGGATCCAAGAAGTGTTGAACGACTTGGCCTCCTCCTCCCCAGTCTTGAGCTAA